In a genomic window of Candidatus Binataceae bacterium:
- a CDS encoding AAA family ATPase, whose product MPQSGTITLLFTDLVSSTEHLQRAGDETGERLFRVHHKLINDAIEAGGGQELQWLGDGVLAAFSSTADAVRCAITMQQTAGRGVGSIKFEMRIGIHLGEVLRREGGYFGTPVVIARRLCDRGDSGQILCSRLVADLLSARNSFGFRDLGDLKLKGLATPIGVCEVIYERNDPVAMLTRTPFVGRAAQLKRLTSKLDEAFHGRGAITMLRGEAGIGKSRTLEEFSDHARQRGAVVLRGACYDGEWQSPYGPFAEAIVDYSHSAPRADFTAALGKRGSILARIAPSISDAIGDEGEPVSLDKDEERFRLFDAFGEFLNSIARTNPVLLILDDLHWADRGTVAMLNHVAHFIAASPILMIGAYRDAEVNRSHPLSATLATLSRIRNSETIALKGLHQDELATLLELIGDAGAPTELIEALLAATEGNPLFIRELLMHLVEERKILGEGQGWSMKLSVDELGIPEGVRQVIGTRLAKLSDEANRLLSVASAFNGSFAFDVAAAAAELDEQTALGALDEALDAQLLRPGANSEVFDFTHALIRHTLYSDLNPARRTRLHRRIAEEMERTWGERASHHAAEVAFQFWRGAAASGTERGAEYAISAADNAESAYDHDDVAAFLRIALELLPEKDRRRTKLLMRLASALAWTFRGEESVSIALEAASSIAASEGSDRAADYCESVARELLRGGSIESAWALAREGLNYIGPRRDITWASLDEIDCYRADGEDPNNPGTTMDTPRTRERRAVLRKISSQQASSRRIDQYPYDSREEILADPYREGIPLLLLAGDCRGSLPVWAQRAAEAERSGRIALAMDSWTFVARCQISLGDFAAARASYDRAIAMAARVSGNPLPLLNLLSTRFDFLLALDDGYDELTQLPGEAELFANPPPQFKWAFAAACATNALLLARRNLPEPALQVMPPAIVGLQRGAPWGLTYSLMAADLANVLWELNRIEHIDAIEAALRDKALRTDFRFPMRESRLSLARICALHKHYDEAVQWFDRSRLVLDEMGWQPLRAIVDYDQAVMYLRRSSDGDAARAQQYLKLAQEQFRRMGMTGFIKRVEALETGGAYRTAPSSVHA is encoded by the coding sequence ATGCCTCAGTCCGGAACGATCACGCTGCTTTTCACCGATCTCGTCAGCTCAACCGAGCATCTGCAGCGCGCGGGCGACGAGACCGGCGAACGCCTTTTCCGTGTTCATCACAAGCTGATCAATGATGCGATCGAAGCCGGCGGCGGTCAGGAGCTGCAATGGCTGGGCGACGGCGTACTGGCCGCGTTTTCATCGACCGCCGATGCGGTCCGATGCGCAATCACGATGCAGCAGACTGCGGGCCGCGGTGTCGGCAGCATCAAGTTCGAGATGCGGATCGGCATCCATCTCGGCGAAGTCCTGCGTCGCGAGGGCGGCTACTTCGGCACGCCGGTCGTTATCGCGCGACGGCTATGCGATCGCGGCGACAGCGGCCAGATTCTCTGCAGCAGGCTCGTCGCTGACTTGTTGTCAGCGCGCAATTCCTTCGGCTTCCGCGATCTCGGTGATCTCAAGCTCAAAGGCCTGGCAACCCCGATCGGAGTCTGCGAGGTCATTTACGAGCGTAACGATCCGGTTGCGATGCTCACCCGCACGCCGTTCGTCGGGCGCGCCGCGCAACTGAAACGGCTCACGAGCAAGCTGGACGAAGCTTTTCACGGCCGCGGCGCAATCACGATGCTGCGCGGAGAAGCCGGCATCGGCAAATCCCGGACGCTCGAGGAATTTTCCGACCACGCCCGCCAGCGCGGCGCCGTCGTGCTGCGCGGCGCGTGTTACGACGGCGAATGGCAATCGCCTTACGGTCCATTTGCCGAAGCAATCGTCGATTACTCGCATTCGGCGCCCCGCGCGGATTTCACTGCCGCGCTGGGCAAGCGCGGTTCGATCCTCGCGCGCATCGCACCGTCGATAAGCGACGCGATTGGCGACGAGGGCGAACCGGTGAGCCTCGACAAAGACGAAGAACGCTTTCGCCTCTTCGACGCCTTCGGCGAGTTTTTGAATTCGATCGCGCGGACTAACCCGGTGCTCCTCATTCTCGACGATCTGCACTGGGCCGATCGCGGCACGGTCGCGATGCTCAATCACGTTGCGCATTTCATCGCGGCCAGTCCGATTCTTATGATCGGCGCGTATCGCGACGCGGAGGTAAACCGCAGCCATCCGCTTTCGGCGACGCTGGCCACACTGAGCCGCATCCGAAACTCGGAAACGATCGCGCTCAAGGGATTGCATCAGGATGAGCTAGCGACCCTGCTCGAGTTGATAGGCGATGCCGGCGCGCCGACCGAACTGATCGAGGCATTGCTCGCCGCGACCGAAGGCAACCCGCTCTTCATCCGCGAGCTGCTGATGCATCTCGTCGAGGAACGCAAAATCCTGGGTGAGGGTCAGGGCTGGAGCATGAAGCTGAGCGTCGATGAGCTCGGCATTCCCGAAGGCGTCCGCCAGGTGATCGGCACACGCCTGGCGAAGCTCTCCGACGAGGCTAATCGCCTGCTCTCGGTTGCTTCGGCCTTCAACGGATCTTTTGCCTTCGACGTCGCCGCGGCCGCCGCCGAGCTCGATGAGCAGACGGCGCTCGGCGCGCTCGACGAGGCGCTTGACGCGCAGCTTCTGCGGCCTGGTGCGAATTCCGAGGTCTTCGATTTCACCCACGCGCTGATCCGTCACACGCTCTACTCCGATCTGAATCCAGCGCGGCGCACGCGGTTGCATCGCCGGATAGCCGAGGAGATGGAGCGCACGTGGGGTGAGCGCGCGTCACATCATGCGGCCGAAGTTGCGTTCCAGTTCTGGCGCGGCGCGGCGGCCTCGGGCACCGAGCGTGGCGCCGAATACGCGATCTCGGCGGCCGACAATGCCGAGTCGGCGTACGATCACGACGACGTCGCGGCGTTCCTGCGTATCGCGCTGGAACTGCTGCCGGAGAAAGATCGCCGGCGCACGAAGCTCTTGATGCGGCTCGCGTCGGCATTGGCCTGGACATTCCGCGGCGAGGAGTCGGTGAGCATCGCGCTCGAAGCGGCGTCAAGCATCGCGGCTAGCGAGGGAAGTGATCGCGCCGCCGATTATTGCGAATCGGTCGCGCGCGAGCTCTTACGCGGGGGCAGCATCGAGAGCGCGTGGGCGCTTGCGCGCGAGGGTCTCAACTACATCGGTCCGCGTCGCGATATTACGTGGGCGAGCCTCGACGAAATCGATTGCTATCGCGCCGACGGCGAGGATCCGAACAATCCGGGCACCACGATGGACACGCCGCGCACGCGCGAGCGGCGCGCGGTGCTCAGGAAAATCTCGTCCCAGCAGGCGTCGTCGCGGCGCATCGACCAGTATCCGTACGACTCGCGCGAGGAGATCCTCGCCGATCCGTATCGTGAAGGAATCCCGCTGCTGCTGCTCGCCGGCGATTGCCGAGGCAGCCTGCCCGTATGGGCACAGCGCGCGGCCGAGGCGGAGCGGAGCGGGCGTATCGCCCTGGCGATGGACTCGTGGACGTTCGTCGCGCGGTGCCAGATCTCGCTCGGCGATTTCGCAGCGGCGCGCGCATCTTACGATCGCGCGATTGCGATGGCGGCGCGCGTCTCGGGCAATCCACTCCCCCTGCTCAACTTGCTGTCAACGCGATTCGACTTCCTGCTGGCGCTCGACGATGGTTATGACGAACTGACGCAGCTGCCCGGCGAAGCCGAACTCTTCGCCAATCCGCCTCCGCAGTTCAAGTGGGCGTTCGCCGCGGCCTGCGCCACCAACGCGCTGTTGCTGGCGCGGCGCAATCTGCCTGAGCCTGCGCTCCAGGTCATGCCTCCTGCGATTGTAGGGCTACAGCGCGGCGCGCCATGGGGACTGACGTACAGCCTGATGGCGGCGGACTTGGCCAACGTGCTTTGGGAGCTCAACCGCATCGAGCACATTGACGCGATCGAAGCCGCGCTGCGCGACAAGGCGCTTCGCACCGATTTCCGTTTCCCGATGCGTGAGTCGCGCCTTTCATTGGCCCGCATCTGCGCACTCCATAAGCACTACGACGAAGCCGTGCAATGGTTCGATAGATCACGCCTCGTGCTGGATGAAATGGGATGGCAGCCGCTGCGCGCGATCGTCGATTACGATCAGGCCGTCATGTACCTGCGCCGCAGTTCTGACGGTGATGCTGCTCGCGCCCAGCAATATCTCAAGCTTGCCCAGGAACAGTTTCGCCGCATGGGAATGACCGGCTTCATCAAGCGCGTCGAGGCGCTCGAAACGGGCGGCGCGTATCGTACGGCGCCGAGCTCCGTTCACGCCTGA
- a CDS encoding AAA family ATPase: protein MTLMFTELVNSSLGPNANEEAEEHLFHVHRKLLTDAAQAANGQELQWLGEGMLAGFQSSADAVQCAIAIQQSARRQIEGFRLELKIGLHFGELRRRDGGYFGNALGAVQQLCEQAKPGQIRCSATIVELLSARSTFSFKKVGDTELRGMPSRSAIYEAAYDSNDPAAMLNRTPFVGRQSQVKRLSARLEEATNGRGSIVMLRGEPGIGKSRLLEEFSDLARRSGATVLRGACYDGEWQAPYSPFSEAVTEYARHADRAELSATLGKRASIVARIAPTLHSIMRDIPEPPRLEPEDERFRLFDAVAQFIVAAARNTPLVLILDDLHWSDRGVVGMLNHVARIVASNPILVIGAYRDAEVNRKHPLSGALAAIARLRNYENLKLDGLSDEALADMLEIIGTQGAPDALIAALRQATEGNPLFIRELLLHLREEGKILSGGQGWGSEFRGDDLGIPEGVRQVIGRRLARLSEDANRLLSVAAAFNGSFAFDVAAGAAGFDERTALTALDEALEAQLLRPSAIADSFDFTHALIRQTLYAQQNPARRVRLHRKIAEEMERSWGEKATHHAAEVAFHFHRAAAASGTGRGAEYAIAAADNAAAAFGHDDVAGFLRIALELLAPSDSRRASLLSRLSFALTWSLNAEEALTTAREAGALIVTTQGDDAAADFYEQVARAMFNAGLTRGAWELAKEGLRFIGDRRDIVWASLTEIDINRAEGEDPDNPGIMVDSPNGRRLAEVLWQLPHDQLDARNIELIHLSRAEIFKDSAPSARIYMRTGAYAAARERWQREAVDCEMRGALARALRAWAGVARCHTALGEFAQASAALDRALAVSARMPNPSFGAMALQGARVEYCLALEEGWHQLDAQVRGEFSVARDLPLMAIFRAFGPEGKWMLSGSYAYCAGLYACIGQRELSLEHLNLVPEAIERGASWGANYIITACMAATTLWILGRTDHVEVIERNILKKVVEPDFHFPMNDGRLSLARLSALQGRFEEASQWFAKSRQVLDANGARPLRAISDYDEALMYLRRGMAGDRERATPCLDRALRQFHELQMSGWILRVEQLAMMDT from the coding sequence ATGACACTGATGTTCACCGAGCTGGTGAACTCCTCGCTCGGTCCGAACGCAAACGAGGAAGCTGAGGAGCATCTCTTCCACGTTCATCGCAAACTACTCACCGACGCGGCGCAGGCGGCGAACGGTCAAGAGCTGCAATGGCTTGGCGAAGGCATGCTCGCCGGATTTCAATCGAGTGCCGACGCGGTGCAGTGCGCGATCGCGATCCAGCAGTCCGCGCGGCGGCAGATCGAAGGATTTCGTCTCGAACTGAAGATCGGACTCCACTTCGGCGAACTACGTCGTCGCGATGGCGGTTATTTCGGCAATGCGCTCGGCGCCGTGCAGCAGTTGTGCGAACAAGCCAAGCCCGGGCAGATCAGATGCAGCGCCACCATCGTCGAGCTGCTGAGCGCCCGTTCCACCTTCTCCTTCAAGAAGGTCGGCGACACCGAATTGCGAGGAATGCCCTCGCGCAGTGCGATCTACGAGGCTGCATACGACTCAAACGATCCGGCGGCGATGCTCAATCGCACGCCGTTCGTCGGCCGCCAGAGCCAGGTGAAGCGTCTTTCGGCGCGGCTCGAAGAAGCGACCAACGGACGCGGCAGTATCGTGATGCTGCGCGGCGAGCCAGGCATCGGCAAGAGCCGCCTGCTCGAAGAGTTCAGCGACCTCGCGCGGCGTAGCGGCGCGACAGTTCTGCGCGGCGCCTGCTACGACGGCGAATGGCAGGCGCCCTACAGCCCCTTCTCCGAAGCAGTGACGGAATACGCGCGCCATGCTGACCGCGCCGAGTTGAGCGCGACGCTCGGCAAGCGCGCGTCAATCGTCGCGCGCATCGCGCCGACCTTGCACAGCATCATGCGCGATATCCCCGAGCCGCCGCGGCTCGAGCCCGAAGACGAGCGCTTCCGGCTCTTCGATGCGGTCGCGCAATTTATCGTCGCCGCCGCACGCAACACGCCGCTCGTGCTGATACTCGACGACCTGCACTGGTCCGATCGCGGCGTAGTTGGGATGCTCAATCACGTCGCACGAATCGTTGCCTCGAACCCAATTCTCGTGATCGGCGCGTATCGCGACGCCGAGGTCAATCGAAAACATCCGCTGTCCGGCGCACTTGCCGCGATTGCCCGCTTGCGCAACTACGAAAACCTCAAGCTCGACGGCCTCAGCGACGAAGCGCTCGCCGACATGCTGGAAATCATCGGCACCCAGGGCGCACCGGACGCGCTGATCGCGGCGCTGCGCCAGGCGACTGAGGGCAATCCGCTTTTTATCCGCGAGCTGCTGCTTCATCTGCGTGAGGAAGGAAAGATCCTCTCCGGCGGCCAAGGCTGGGGTTCAGAATTCAGGGGCGACGATCTTGGCATCCCCGAAGGCGTGCGCCAGGTTATCGGCCGCCGCCTTGCGCGATTGTCAGAGGATGCAAACCGGCTTCTTTCGGTGGCAGCCGCCTTCAACGGATCGTTCGCATTCGACGTGGCAGCGGGTGCCGCTGGCTTTGACGAGCGCACCGCGCTGACGGCGCTGGATGAGGCGCTCGAAGCGCAACTGCTGCGTCCGAGTGCGATTGCTGACAGCTTCGATTTCACGCACGCGCTGATTCGGCAAACCCTTTACGCGCAGCAAAATCCGGCGCGCCGCGTCAGACTACATCGCAAGATCGCCGAAGAGATGGAACGGAGCTGGGGTGAGAAGGCGACGCATCACGCCGCCGAAGTCGCCTTTCATTTCCATCGCGCAGCGGCGGCATCCGGCACCGGGCGCGGCGCCGAATACGCCATCGCGGCGGCAGACAACGCCGCGGCCGCATTCGGCCACGACGATGTCGCGGGCTTCCTGCGTATCGCGCTCGAGCTGCTCGCGCCGAGCGACTCCCGCCGCGCCTCACTCCTGAGCCGTCTCAGTTTCGCGCTGACCTGGTCACTCAACGCAGAAGAGGCCCTTACTACCGCACGCGAGGCAGGAGCCTTGATCGTGACGACCCAGGGCGACGACGCTGCCGCCGACTTCTATGAGCAAGTCGCGCGGGCGATGTTCAATGCGGGGCTGACTCGCGGCGCCTGGGAACTCGCCAAGGAAGGGCTGCGCTTTATCGGCGACCGGCGCGACATTGTGTGGGCGAGTCTCACCGAAATCGACATCAACCGCGCGGAGGGCGAAGATCCCGATAACCCCGGGATCATGGTCGATTCACCGAACGGCCGCCGCCTCGCCGAAGTCTTGTGGCAACTACCCCACGATCAGTTGGACGCACGAAACATCGAGTTGATCCACCTGTCGCGTGCGGAGATCTTCAAGGATTCGGCGCCGTCGGCGCGCATCTACATGCGCACCGGCGCCTACGCCGCGGCCCGGGAACGCTGGCAGCGCGAAGCCGTCGATTGTGAGATGCGCGGCGCGTTGGCGCGGGCGCTGCGCGCGTGGGCAGGAGTCGCGCGATGCCATACCGCACTTGGGGAATTTGCCCAGGCGTCTGCGGCGCTGGACCGCGCCTTGGCGGTCTCGGCGCGGATGCCCAATCCATCATTTGGCGCGATGGCGTTGCAGGGTGCTCGCGTCGAATACTGTCTCGCGCTCGAGGAAGGATGGCATCAACTGGACGCGCAGGTGCGCGGCGAGTTCAGCGTGGCTCGCGACTTGCCCTTGATGGCCATTTTCAGAGCGTTCGGACCTGAGGGTAAGTGGATGCTGTCAGGATCCTATGCCTACTGCGCCGGCTTGTACGCATGTATAGGACAGCGCGAGTTGTCGCTGGAGCATCTGAACCTGGTGCCCGAAGCGATAGAGCGCGGCGCCTCATGGGGCGCGAACTACATAATCACGGCTTGCATGGCCGCGACGACACTGTGGATTCTGGGCCGCACAGACCACGTCGAAGTCATCGAGCGCAACATCCTGAAAAAGGTCGTCGAACCCGACTTTCATTTTCCGATGAACGACGGCCGCCTGTCGCTGGCCCGTCTGAGCGCGCTCCAGGGCCGCTTCGAGGAAGCATCGCAGTGGTTTGCGAAATCACGCCAGGTGCTGGATGCAAATGGCGCGCGGCCGCTGCGGGCAATCTCCGACTACGATGAGGCCCTGATGTACTTAAGGCGCGGGATGGCGGGCGATCGGGAGCGCGCAACCCCCTGCCTCGACCGAGCTCTCCGGCAGTTTCATGAGCTGCAGATGAGTGGATGGATTCTTCGTGTGGAACAGCTTGCGATGATGGACACTTGA